The proteins below are encoded in one region of Apium graveolens cultivar Ventura chromosome 4, ASM990537v1, whole genome shotgun sequence:
- the LOC141719104 gene encoding uncharacterized protein LOC141719104: protein MHKLESSGRMPKWTVELGQFEVDYKPMTVIKGQALADFVLEIPPHQEVESGALVVIPSTEEVELESQNSAPWWSLFVDGASNSDGAGAGIELISPEAHKIRRVTHLAFHATNNDAEYEALINSLKLAVEMKVENLNVFSDSMIVVYQINGGYQAKGPIMELYLKCVQRIIARFNEVRLELIPRGQNEGADKLAKLASRREATLLGVVPLDIQR from the coding sequence ATGCACAAACTGGAGTCTTCTGGTCGAATGCCGAAGTGGACGGTTGAGCTCGGCCAATtcgaggtggattataagccaaTGACCGTAATCAAAGGCCAAGCCCTGGCCGATTTTGTGTTAGAAATTCCTCCACATCAAGAAGTGGAGTCGGGAGCCCTTGTTGTCATACCTAGCACAGAAGAAGTCGAGTTGGAGAGCCAAAATAGTGCCCCATGGTGGAGCCTATTTGTGGATGGAGCCTCTAATAGTGATGGTGCAGGAGCTGGAATTGAGTTAATCAGTCCGGAGGCGCACAAGATCAGACGTGTGACTCATCTGGCCTTTCAtgcaaccaacaatgatgctgaaTATGAGGCCCTGATCAACAGTCTCAAGCTAGCTGTGGAAATGAAGGTGGAGAATTTGAATGTGTTTAGTGACTCCATGATTGTGGTATATCAGATAAATGGGGGGTATCAAGCTAAGGGGCCGATAATGGAGCTTTACCTAAAGTGTGTGCAGAGGATAATCGCGAGGTTCAACGAGGTGAGGCTGGAACTAATCCCGCGCGGGCAGAATGAAGGCGCGGACAAGCTAGCTAAGCTCGCCTCACGCCGCGAGGCCACTCTGCTAGGGGTCGTGCCCCTTGACATACAGAGGTAG